Proteins encoded in a region of the Diabrotica virgifera virgifera chromosome 4, PGI_DIABVI_V3a genome:
- the LOC114326883 gene encoding cyclin-H, whose product MFPTSTQCKYWMFSSEEELNKLREKANIKHIQIYGRQAPDIPKYDYFLTPEEEKTMVKRYELHLRDFCKRFQPPMPRYVIGTAFHYFKRFYIHNSVMNFHPKEIMVTCIYLACKVEEFNVSIQQFVANIKGDRDKATDIILNNELLLMEQLNFHLSIHNPFRPVEGLLIDIKTRTSLHDPERLRPGTEHFLERTLLTDAILLYSPSQVALAAVLHAASKLQENLDSYVTDTLFGVDGRDRLSELIEAVRAIRSMVKMTDSVPDKNQQKILDKKLEKCRNPDNNPDSEIYKKRMQALLDEDDELYNAISAQNTSMDTSTLSI is encoded by the exons atgtTTCCCACAAGTACACAGTGTAAATATTGGATGTTCAGTAGTGAAGAGGAACTTAATAAACTTAGGGAAAAAGCTAATATTAAACATATCCAAATATATGGACGACAAGCACCA GATATTCCcaaatatgattattttttgacACCAGAAGAAGAGAAAACGATGGTAAAACGGTATGAGCTTCACCTGAGGGATTTCTGTAAAAGGTTTCAACCTCCCATGCCAAGATATGTTATAGGAACTGCATTTCATTATTTCAAAAGGTTTTATATACATAATTCAGTAATGAATTTCCACCCAAAAGAAATAAT GGTGACTTGTATTTATTTAGCATGTAAAGTAGAAGAATTCAATGTATCTATTCAACAGTTTGTGGCAAACATCAAAGGAGACAGAGATAAGGCTACAGATATTATCTTAAACAATGAATTGTTGCTCATGGAACAGCTAAATTTTCACTTGTCCATTCATAATCCTTTTAGACCAGTGGAAGGGTTATTAATTGATATTAAG ACTAGAACTAGTCTTCACGATCCTGAAAGGTTGAGACCAGGCACTGAACATTTCTTGGAAAGAACACTTTTAACAGATGCTATTTTACTGTACTCCCCTAGTCAGGTGGCTCTAGCAGCAGTGCTACACGCAGCTTCCAAGCTTCAGGAAAATTTGGATTCTTATGTCACTGATACACTTTTTGGAGTAGATGGGCGTGATAGATTGAGCGAATTAATTGAGGCTGTTAGag ctATTAGATCCATGGTAAAAATGACTGACTCGGTGCCAGACAAAAATCAACAGAAGATCTTAGATAAAAAACTCGAAAAATGTAGAAATCCAGATAACAACCCAGATAGTGAAAT ttacaAGAAGCGTATGCAAGCATTGCTGGATGAAGACGATGAACTCTACAATGCAATATCAGCACAAAATACTTCTATGGACACATCTACGCTTAGCATATAG